The following nucleotide sequence is from Anaerococcus sp. Marseille-Q7828.
AACTATACCTATGACGTGGTTATCCAAGCTTTCCTTGTATTGGCAGATGGTTAGGATATCTGTAAGGGTTTGGGTTGGGTGTTGGTGGCCGCCATCGCCAGCATTTATGATTGGACAATCTGCTGTAAGGCTTGCTAGATATGCAGCTCCTTCTTGTGGATGGCGCATAGCTATGATGTCAGCATATTGGCTTACTGTCCTTACTGTATCTGCAAGGCTTTCTCCCTTGGTGGTTGATGAGCTAGCTGCTTCAGAAAAGCCTACTACCCTGCCGCCAAGTCTGTTCATTGCTGATTCAAATGATAGTCTAGTCCTGGTTGAAGGCTCAAAAAAAAGAGTCCCTAATAACTTCCCATCACATATGTGAGAAAAGTCACTGGGACTCTTAACTATTTCATTTGCTAAATCAACAATTTCGTATAAATCTTCTTTTGTCAAATCTTCTGAGTTTAATAAGTTTTTAATTTTGATCATTTAGCACTCCTTAATTTTTTTCAATTTTACACGAAATAAATTGACCTGTCAACTATTTTTATGAATTTTTTAAATTTTCTCTAAGTTCGCTGATAGATTGAGTGGTGACATTTACCCTATCAATAGCCAAATCATCGAGAACTTCATCTACCTTATCCTTGTTAGTAAATTCAATTTCCATATATGGTTCTGGGTAGGTATTCTTATCCCAAATATCTATATCAAATCTTTGACCCTTGTAGGTATATGATCTTCTTTCCTTCTCTCCTTTAAACTGCAATGAAACTCCCAATTGGTTTAGGATCTTTGTCATCATAGAAATAGAATCAATATTTACAGTGTATTCCCTGTTAACTCTAAAGTCATCTACATTTTCAACTTCCTTAAAGGTTAGCTCGATTTTTTTACTATCATCAGTGAATTTGGTCTCACGAATTCTTAGGTAGCCATTGGAAAAAGCTCCCTCTTCTGGGGCAAAGGTGTAGTTGGTTTGATATTCACAGCTTACCTCTTGGCCGCCTAAGGCTAACAATTTTTCTTCCATCTCATCAACATCTATATTTAAAACTTTTACTTCAATTTCTCTTTGCATTATCCTATCCTCACTGCTTCAAAATTTATATAATCGCCTGCTATACATTTAACATCTATACCGTCAAAAATCCCCTCTTTGATAAGCCTATGGCCAATACCGTGGAGGTGGCCGTAGACAAGGTGTTTGACCTTGTAGTCCTTGCAAATATCAAAAAACTCATTAAAGGTCCTATCTACATTGATTGGTGGGTAGTGGAGCATTACTATCTTTTCTTTGTCAGAGGCATTTTTTAGGGAATTTTCAAGCCTCATAAGCTCCCTATTAAAGACCTTCTCATCGTGGTCTGTAAAGTCCTTGCTATCCCTGCTCATCCATCCCCTAGTCCCACAAATCTCATAGCCCTCTACGGTAAATGAATTGTTTTGGAGAAAATCTATGGTCGAAAGGCCCAAATTGTTGATCTTATTAAGCGAAGTCCACCAATAATCATGGTTGCCCTTAAGGATAATCTTTCTGCCATTTTTTTCATCAATCTTTTTTAGATCAATATAGGCATGATCCAAATCCATGGCCCAAGATATATCACCAGCTAGTAAAACCGTATCATCTGGACTAATGATGTCATTCCACTTGTCAAATATTCTATTTTGATAATCTTTCCAGCCATCACCGAAGACTTCCATGGATTTTTCTTCTGTATAATCTAAATGCAAGTCAGCTAGTCCATAGATCATATATCCTCCAAATCAATTATCTTATAATCAATCCCTTCACTATTTAAAATATCTTCCTCTCGCCCATGGCAAGTAAAATATATTATCTGCCTAAAATCTCCTAGGTCCAATAGGTAAAATAGGGCGATTCTCAGTCTATCAAGGTCATAATTTATAAAGGCATCGTCAAATATCATAAAAGTATCCAGATTTTGCTCGTTAATAGAAAATTTAAAGGCAAAATTCATCTGGTCATAAAAACCTGTGGAAAGCCTATCCAAATCCAAATAGCTGCCGTCCTTTTGTAAAATTTCTGGCAGAAGATTTTCATCATAGGTGATTTTCTCATACTTGCCCTTGGAAAGCTGGGAGATTATATGTGAAACTTCCTTGCTGTGCTTGACAAGATTTGAATTATTATCTTTGCTTATCTCATCAATTATTTCTATGGCAAGATTTAGCGCCTCTATCTCTTTTTCCATTTGGGAAAGTTTTTCTTTTTGAAAGTTTAGATCATCTTCTAGGTCAACTTCCTTTGAAAGTTTTTCCTCAACAGCTGCCAAATTCTTCTCCAAGGCTAAATTGTCGTCATTTAGCTTTTGCAAATCTTGGTCAATCTTGCTAATCTTATCGTATATCTCATTGATATCGACATTTTTAATGGCCAAATAATCTTCTAGATTAGAATTTTGCATTTCTAGGACTCTTATAAGCTCTACTAGTCTCTCCTTATCTTTGATAAGTCCCTTATAAATTATATAATTTTCATCTAGATTATACTTCTTATCTGTATTTTTTCCCTTTTTGTACTTTTCTATAAAATAAATCACTAGGGGCAAAACAAAGGCAAGGGCCAAAAGATATGACAATTTGCTTTGTAACCAGAGCATGACAAAAAATAAGGAAGTAAGAGCGTAGATGAGGAAATTTCTCCAATCAATCTTATTATGAGAATCGTCTAGATTATAATCTTTGTATTCTTCGTATTTGGCCAGCTCTTTTTCTATGAAATTAAGCTCGTTTTGGTATTTGATTTGCTCTTCTAAGCTCTTGTAAGATGGGTTGTCCCTATAGTCATCCCTAATCTTTTTTAGTTCGTCCAATTCCTGCCTATGTCGGTCTATTTTGTCTCTATTTTTGTAAAGTTTTTCCAAGTCATTATTGTAATTCTTCCTCAAAGATTTAAGGTAGGCCAGATCATTTTCTAGATTTTCTATCTTCTCAGTGGTTTTTGCATAGGCTTTGGTATATGCCCTGGGAGTGCCAATCTCTGCCAGTCTCCCTTTTAGATTTTCTATGGCAAGGGCTGGAGAAAAGTAATAATCATCGCCAGAACTTAGTATTTCACTAATCTTATCCTTTATAGCAGCTAAGGATTCCTGGCTTTGGTAATTGGCAATTAGATTTTTATACAAATCATAATCTATTCCAAGGAGAAACTCTCCTGGATAGTTGAGATTACTGGCCTTAGATTCTACTACTTCATTAGTGTCCAGATTATAAATCTCATATGTCCCATCAAAGAAATTGCGGCTTATCCTGTAATTTGTCCCATCCTTACTAAAAATCCCGAAGCCAGCATACTTATATGAATGTGTGGGCTTATAGATTTCCTGTTTCTTGTTAAAGTGGCGGACCTTTTTCCCATCGTCAAAACCATAGAGTAGGCCTTCTATAAAACTTACTATGGTGGACTTGCCGGATTCGTTTTTGCCGTAGATTAGATTAAAGGCAGGGGAAAATTCTATATGAACATTTTCAAATTGACCAAAGGAGATTATGTATAATTTCTCGATACAAAGACTCATTTTTTGCTCCTTAGTATGGCATCGCAACCTAGCTTTAGGGCAAGTTTTGATATTTCGTCATCCTTATCTCTTAAGCTTTCTTCAAATTTGCTCAAAAGTGTATTAGGATAAAGGCTAGATAGATTTTCCATATCCAAACTTTGATCTATTTCTACAAAAGAAAAATCTGCCCTAAGCTGATTTTGGATATTTTTACTATTGATGCTATCTCTTGACCTAATTTTAAGTCTAAGAATATTTTTCTTATCCGACAAGTTTTGATTTACATATTCTATCAAGGCATTTTCATCAGCAAAATCATCATAAGATAGGTCAAAAGTCTTAAATTCCATTAGATTAGAATTTATATGACTAAGCTTTCCATTATCATATAAGATATAACCAAAATTTTCTGTATCTGCAAAAGAGCGTGGTTCTATGCTTGATGGATAGTGGATGTTTTTATAGGACCTAGCCTTGTGTATATGGCCAAGACCCACATAGTCAAAGCCTACTTGGCTAAGCTTATCCTTATCTAAATCTAGGTAATTTGTAGGGCTATCAGATATATCTCCATGGGCCAAAAGTATATTATAATAATCCCTATCCAAGGAGATATCATAGGGAAAGTCCCCAGCATATATTCTATCGGTATAGGAAAGTCCATAGATTCTCACTCTTTCATTTTCAAACATAGATAGCTTTTCGCTTGTGAAGATATGGAGATTGTTTGGTTTTTGGTTTAGAAAAATCTTATTATAGGAATCAAAGTAATCGTGGTTGCCAGTTACATAATAAATGTCTTTGCCAAATTCCTCAAAAATGGCAAAGAGTCTAGCAAAATCTTTGGATGAAAAGTAAGACCTCTCAAAGAGGTCTCCTGCTATAAGGGCAAAGTCTACATCTTTGTTGGTCGCAAAGATATTTTCAAAGGACTGCCAGGTATTTTTCCTAATGAAAGAACCAAGGTCATCGCTAAAAGTCGAATTATCCGCCAAATGAGCATCTGCCAGGTGGATAAATCTCATAGATTGTTTACCTTTTCTATTAATTTAATGTTGCTTTTGACGTCAAAAACTGTGATTGCACCATTTTCAATCCAAAAACTTTCCCAATCGCCTAGATCCTTGAGAATCCAAAATAAACAGGACTTGATGGCAATGCCGTGGCTTACGCAAAGGGCATTTTCATTTTTCTTTGAAATCTCATCCAAAAATTCGCTAGTTCTTTTGATAAGATCCATCCTAGATTCACCATTTGGATATCTGGTATTAAATGGATCTTTGTCTTGTTCTTTGAAAAATTCCTTGTAATTGGTCCTTACTTCTACAAAAGATTGGCCTTTGAAATCTCCAAAATCTAGTTCATTGATGCGAGCATCCGGGGTAAAATCCTCAAAGCCTAGCATCTTAGCAGTCTGTTGGCTTCTTAGCAAGGCTGATGTGTATACCTTATCTATCTTGTATTTTTCTAGGGCGCGCCTAGTGTTTACCAAAACATTAAATCCGCTCTTACTAAGTTTTGTACTATCAAGTGAATAAAGACTTGACATATTTGCTTCAGTCAAGCCATGTCTTACTAAAATAATCTTCATTATTACTCCTTTGTCCTTTTATATTAAACTATCCCCATACAAAAACAAGGCCAAGGACCTTGTCTTTGTTGGGTGAAAAACTCAAATTAAGAATATCTAAGTATCACTTAATTGCTTAAGTTTTATCTACTATAAAATTAGATACCCTATTTATTCCCCGCTACTCATAGCTTCAGCCATGTCTATCTTCTTTAGCTTATTATGAACTATCAATAGTAAGACTATGGAAATTGCTATGGTGATAAGTCCACTGTATAAAAACGGTATAAAATGGACCCTGTAGGCTAGGAGTATGTCTCTTGGTGCAACAACAGATATTATATATCTAAACATTGCAATTCCTAGGAAATATCCAAGAATTATTCCCAGTATGGTTAGAATAAATATTTCTCTAAATATATAAGATGTCACTTCTTTTGGATAAAATCCTAAGACCTTGATAGTTGCAAGCTCCCTCTTACGCTCGCTTACATTAATATTTATCAAATTGTAGAGAACTACTAGGGCAAGCATTACAGAAACTAGGGTTATGACCCCTATAACTAGGTTAAGATTTGCCATAAGCACATCAATTGATGCGTAGATTACAGTTGAATTGATGATGGCGTTTACTGCTGATTCATCTTCTATATCTTCTATAATTTGGTCAGCATCTCCTATTAGATAAGTGGCGTTTGTTGTAAGTTTACCTCCTGTTATGGCTTCAAATTTCTCCTTATCCATGTAGATATAGTTACCAGTGTAATTTTCCGCTATATTACTTATAGTGAAATCATAGGTCTTGTCCTTGTAGGAAAGCTTTATGGTATCGCCAGGGGCAAGCTTAAGGGCTTTGGCAATTTTTTCAGTCATAACAGCTTCTTCACCCTCTAGCTTTATAGGATTTCTCTTTAAGTCATATAGACTTATAAATGAATCAAAGTCATCTCTTGAATTTGCCACAACTAGGGAAGCTTCACGGGTCTTATCATCGCCCTTTAGCTTTACATCTTCCATTCTGATAGGATGGGACTTGTATGGCTTAATCTTTTTATTAAAGCTTTCTATGTCAGAATCTTTGGCCTTTTCATCTACAACAGCTATCACATCGTAGTGGCTAATCATATCCTTTTGAAGGTTTATGGTATCTTTGATTGAATCAATCATAGCAAAACCAAAGAAGGTTAGGGCTGTACAGCCAGCTACTCCAAATAGGGTCATAAACATCCTAGACTTGTACCTAAATAAGTTCCTAGATGTTATCTTTTGCAAGAATGATAGGCGTTTCCAGATTGGCTTAATCTTTTCTAAGACTATCTTCTTGCCTGGATCTGGTGACTTTGGAAGTAATAATGCAGCCGGAGTTTCCTTTAAAGTTTCTTTTGATGATAAAAAGACTGTAAGGGCAACTAATAGCGACGATAGAATCACCGCAAAGACCATGTAAGGCAATGGATTGACATAGTCTATGCCTAGGTTTCCAAATCCTGAGGAATAAGCCTTTATAATAACTTCTGCTACTACAAATCTTCCAATGATTGCGCCAATAATTGAGCCAATAAATGTTGGGATTATCCCATATAGATAGAATCTTTGGCTGATTTGCTTATTTGAATATCCTAGGGCCTTCAAGGTCCCATTAATTGTTCTTTGCTCATCTATAAAACGCTTCATGGTTGTAAGGGTTACAAGCATGGCAACCAGGTAGAAAAATGTCGGGAAAACCTTGGTAAGCTCGTCCATATTTAGGGAGTTTTGATAGTAGGTATTGATCCCCTCGTTATCTCTGATAGTTTGGATATCATATTCTGGGTCGACTAGTCTTGCCAATGTGTCTTTGGCATCAGATATTTGATCTTTACCATCAGCTATGCCCTTTTGGGCGTCCTTTTTCTCATTTTCAAACTTAGAAAGATTTGTCTTATACTCTTCTTCCCCGTCTAAGATTTCCTGGTAGGCATCTTCCAATTCTTTCTGGCCCTTGGTCCTCTCGTCGGCAAGCTTCTTTAGGCCAGCCTTATAATCAGTCCAACCCTTGTCAATCTTAGCTTGGTTTTGATCTATTTGTGCTTTGGCAGAGTCTAAGGCTCTTTGGCCAGAAATTCTGTTATTTGTCAGCTCTTCCTTACCTGCTGTAAGTTTGCCAAAGCCTTGGTCAATTTCCTTTTGCTTGGCATCTAATTCAGCCTTTGCTGAGTCAATCTTTGATTTTTCACTATTATAGCGATTTTCTAGGTCATTTTTATTAGCTTCATAGTCTGCTAGACCCTTTTCATATTCTTGATAGCCTTGCTCTAGCTGGGCCTTCATAGCCGCAATTTCTTCTGGGCTAGGCTTAGGGGCTTCTTGATTTTCTTCAGGCACATTCTCATTGGCTTCTGGATTTTTATTTGAGGACTCCAAGAGGTCGATTTCTGCTTTCTTGGCATCCAGTTCTGCCTTAGTCGCTTGAAGTTTTTCTAAAGCCTTTGCAAGTTCATTTCTAGGACCTGCAAATTCTTCATCTAGCTTTTTATATCCCCCTTCAATGTCTTTTTTGCCTTGGTCAATTTCTGCTTGTCCACTTACTAATTTTTCTTCATTAGCCTTAAGCTCAGCTTCTGCTGCGCTAATTTTATCCTTAAAATTCCTAAGGTTATTTTGATAAGTTAGCTTGCCAGATTCAAGTTCGTTTTGTCCATTAATGAGCTCAGCTTTTGAATCTTCAAGTTTTTTCTCAGCGTCGGCAATCTCTTTGGCAAAATCTTCCTTGCCTTTTTGGTAGTCAATATTTGCCTGGTCTAGGTCTTTGCGACCGTCTTGTAATTTCTTTTCTGCATCTGAGATTTGATCTTTAGCATCGTCTATGTCTTTTTGGGCATCATCTAGGTCTTTTTTGCTGTCACTTCTTATATCAGCCAAAACCTCTCCAGGACGATTGGCAAAGGCTTCTTCGATTTCTTCCTGCTTTTTGTCCACATAGGCTAGGTATTCATCGCTTGTCCTATCCATGTCCTTAGTTTTTTTGTAGGATATATTAATCTCGCCAAATTTGTCCGTATCAAAATCATCTTCCATGACAAAAGCGTATCCATCGATTTCCTTTTTGGCAGTAAAAGATATCTCTCTCATATCCTCCATAAAATAATCAGAAGATTTGAAAAAACCTACGACCTTGTAGGTCAGACTTTTCATCACTTCTTCGTCAACTCTGGCATTTTCTATATAGGAAAAGCTTAGTTCATCGCCTATTTTTCTATTACTTGCAAGGCCAATATCAAGGGCAATCTCACCAGATTTTTCTGGCATACGCCCTTCTACAACAATAGACTTTTTAATATCTTTATTGTAGGATTTAAGCCTTATTAAACTCTCCCCTTCCATAAGGTCGGCTGTTTTGACCTTGGTCATCTTTTCTATGTCTGGGTCTCTTTTTAAAATCAGCTCATCTTCATAATCCAATCCATAAGTAGAGGTCACTATAATATCAGCATGATCGTAGGTCTTTAAGGACTTATCAAGAGTATTTCTCATAGATGGCCCAGTCAAGGTAAGTGCTACCACCACTAGGGCGGCAAGTCCTACCATTATAGCAATGGATGCCACCTTGCCCTTGGTGTTTTTAATATCTTTGAGGATATTTTTAAAGTAAGTCTTATTCATAATTACCACTCGATTTCATCAATTGGCTTTGGATTGTCATTTACATAATTTTCCACTATTTTTCCATCACGAAGCTCTATGACATCATCTGCCATAGGTTTTATGAGGGAGTTGTGGGTTATGATTATAACTGTTGCTCCCATAGATCTAGATGCATCTTGGAGAAGTTTTAGGATGTTTTTGCCTGTTTCATAGTCTAGGGCTCCTGTAGGTTCATCACATAGCAATAGCTTTGGATTTTTGGCAAGGGCCCTTGCTATGGCAACTCTTTGTTGCTCTCCGCCAGATAGTTGGGATGGGAAGTTTTCTGACCTTTGTCCTAGGCCTACTTCCTCTAGTACAAGATTTGCATCTAGGGGGTCTTCGGCAATTTCTGAGGATAGCTCAACATTTTCAAGAGCTGTAAGATTTGGCACTAGGTTATAGTGTTGAAAGACAAAGCCTACGTCATTTCTCCTATAGGTCGTTAGATCCATATCAGAAAGTTCCGCTAGATTTTTGCCATCGATTAGAACATCGCCACTAGTGGCCTTTTCCATACCACCAAGGATATTTAAAAGTGTAGTTTTTCCTGCTCCTGAGGCACCAACTATTACTAGTAGCCTGCCTTTTTCTAGCTCAAAGGATATATCATCATTAGCAAGTATGGTAGAGTCACCAGACTTGTATTCTTTTGTTAGATTGTTTAATTGAATGTATGCCATAATAGCCTTTCTATTTTTTACTTATTATCTTAATTATACCTATTATTAGAATTAAGTAATCAATTTTTAGCTTTATAAAGCTTTTCAAAATTTTCTCTTCTCAAAAACCAGGCAAAATCTACTTGAAAACGCCTTGCGTATGAAGAAGTCTTCATAGACCTTATAGTATCTAGTACTTCTTTTTCAGAATAATCGAGTATAAGCATCCTAAGATCGTAAGTAATCTTAAAATCTTTTAGGATGTCATCAAGCTTTACTACCATAGATCCAAGGTCATTCCAAGCATCTTGGAAGAGGTACAAATATTTTAAATTCTCTAAGTACTTTGTACCATAAGTCATTTGTCTATTAGTACTTATTAGTCTGTCTTTATCAACATTAACACTTCTTTGATCTTCAATAGCTAGATTAACATTTTGTTTATCTGGATCATATTTCTTTTCATATACTTCAGTTTCCCAACGAACTATGACCCCGTTTTCACGAATTGGATAGCGTCTAATGTAACCTTCTTTTATAAGTTCATCAATCCCAGACCTAAAAGACCTGATCCCATCCTTAGAATGGGTGATAATTTCATCAAAATAAATGACCCAATCACCAGGTAAGGACAAGAGATAGGTCAAAATCCCCTTGGCCTTAAAGGATAGATTTTCATCTCTCAAGTAATCGTTATCAACTATAGTAAAATTCTCATTTTTTTGTATTTTCTTTGCAATCATAACCTACTCCTTTTACCTTTATATAGGAAAAAAGAGTAATTATTCCCGAATAATATAAAAAACCTCCCAATATATACTATTGGAAGGTTATTTGCAATCAGGGCATAGGCCCCTATATGTAATATCTACACTTTCTATTTCATAGTCAGAAAGCTCTTCTATCTTATAGTCATTATTATCTTTTAAATCGATGATTTTGCCGCATTTTACGCATATAAAGTGGCTGTGACAATCCTTGGCAAATTCATATCTCTTACTTGTTAGGTTGAAGTCTAATTCTTTTACTATGTTTTTTGCTGTAAAAATCTTTAGCGTATTATAAACTGTCGCCTGAGATATGACAGGATCTATCTTTTTTAGATCAGTGAATATTGTTTCAGCTGAAGGGTGTTTGTGATTTTTTGATAAATAATCAAGGATTAAAAGTCGCTGGTGAGAAACTCTTATACCATTATCTTGCAATAATTGTTTTTCTGCTTCTAGTCTTTCTGCTGGCTCTAAGAATTCTAAGTTTTGAATCTTCTCTTCCATCCAATCCCCCCTTTATCTTAGTATATCATTATACAATGTTACTATTATATTACAAGATAGATAAAATTACAAATAAAAAAAGCCCTCAATGAGAGCTTTTTAATGTTAAAGTTAATTAAGCAATTTCTACTTCTGCGCCAGCTTCTTCTAGTTTAGCTTTTAGTGCTTCAGCTTCGTCTTTAGAAACTTTTTCAGCTACTGGTGCTGGAGCGCCATCAACTAGAGCTTTAGCTTCTTTTAGTCCAAGTCCAGCTGCGTCTTTAACAACTTTGATTACGTTGATTTTAGCTTGTCCAGCTGATTTTAATACAACGTCAAATTCTGTTTGTTCAGCTGCACCTGCTTCACCAGCGCCTGCTGCTGCTGGAGCTGCTGCTACTACTGCTGCTTGAGCTGTTACGTCAAATTCTTCTTCGATTGCGTGTACTAGGTCGCTTAGTTCAAGTACTGTAAGAGTTTTGATATCTTCTAATATTTGTGTTACTTTTTCACTTGCCATTTTTAAATTCTCCTTAAATATTTATTATTTCTAAATTATGCTTCTGTTGTTTCTTCTGCTACTTCTCCTGCTTCTTCTTTTTTAACACGTACTGCATCAAGTGCAAGAGCAATTTTGCCGATTGTGTTATTAAGATCACCAGCAAGATGTTGAATTGGTGCTTGTAATACATTTGCAAGCATTGAGTATAGAACTTCTTTGTTTGGTAATGATGCAATTGCAATCATTTGTTCGCCAGTTTGGATAGTTCCATCTAGTAGACCTGCTTTTATTAGTAGCTTTTCTTTTTGTTCGTCGCCTTCTTTTCTGTAGTCAACTGCAACTTTTGGTCCTGTTACAGAATCTTCGTTTGAAAATATAAGAGCGTTTGAACC
It contains:
- a CDS encoding ABC transporter ATP-binding protein codes for the protein MAYIQLNNLTKEYKSGDSTILANDDISFELEKGRLLVIVGASGAGKTTLLNILGGMEKATSGDVLIDGKNLAELSDMDLTTYRRNDVGFVFQHYNLVPNLTALENVELSSEIAEDPLDANLVLEEVGLGQRSENFPSQLSGGEQQRVAIARALAKNPKLLLCDEPTGALDYETGKNILKLLQDASRSMGATVIIITHNSLIKPMADDVIELRDGKIVENYVNDNPKPIDEIEW
- a CDS encoding FtsX-like permease family protein gives rise to the protein MNKTYFKNILKDIKNTKGKVASIAIMVGLAALVVVALTLTGPSMRNTLDKSLKTYDHADIIVTSTYGLDYEDELILKRDPDIEKMTKVKTADLMEGESLIRLKSYNKDIKKSIVVEGRMPEKSGEIALDIGLASNRKIGDELSFSYIENARVDEEVMKSLTYKVVGFFKSSDYFMEDMREISFTAKKEIDGYAFVMEDDFDTDKFGEINISYKKTKDMDRTSDEYLAYVDKKQEEIEEAFANRPGEVLADIRSDSKKDLDDAQKDIDDAKDQISDAEKKLQDGRKDLDQANIDYQKGKEDFAKEIADAEKKLEDSKAELINGQNELESGKLTYQNNLRNFKDKISAAEAELKANEEKLVSGQAEIDQGKKDIEGGYKKLDEEFAGPRNELAKALEKLQATKAELDAKKAEIDLLESSNKNPEANENVPEENQEAPKPSPEEIAAMKAQLEQGYQEYEKGLADYEANKNDLENRYNSEKSKIDSAKAELDAKQKEIDQGFGKLTAGKEELTNNRISGQRALDSAKAQIDQNQAKIDKGWTDYKAGLKKLADERTKGQKELEDAYQEILDGEEEYKTNLSKFENEKKDAQKGIADGKDQISDAKDTLARLVDPEYDIQTIRDNEGINTYYQNSLNMDELTKVFPTFFYLVAMLVTLTTMKRFIDEQRTINGTLKALGYSNKQISQRFYLYGIIPTFIGSIIGAIIGRFVVAEVIIKAYSSGFGNLGIDYVNPLPYMVFAVILSSLLVALTVFLSSKETLKETPAALLLPKSPDPGKKIVLEKIKPIWKRLSFLQKITSRNLFRYKSRMFMTLFGVAGCTALTFFGFAMIDSIKDTINLQKDMISHYDVIAVVDEKAKDSDIESFNKKIKPYKSHPIRMEDVKLKGDDKTREASLVVANSRDDFDSFISLYDLKRNPIKLEGEEAVMTEKIAKALKLAPGDTIKLSYKDKTYDFTISNIAENYTGNYIYMDKEKFEAITGGKLTTNATYLIGDADQIIEDIEDESAVNAIINSTVIYASIDVLMANLNLVIGVITLVSVMLALVVLYNLININVSERKRELATIKVLGFYPKEVTSYIFREIFILTILGIILGYFLGIAMFRYIISVVAPRDILLAYRVHFIPFLYSGLITIAISIVLLLIVHNKLKKIDMAEAMSSGE
- a CDS encoding Fur family transcriptional regulator — protein: MEEKIQNLEFLEPAERLEAEKQLLQDNGIRVSHQRLLILDYLSKNHKHPSAETIFTDLKKIDPVISQATVYNTLKIFTAKNIVKELDFNLTSKRYEFAKDCHSHFICVKCGKIIDLKDNNDYKIEELSDYEIESVDITYRGLCPDCK
- a CDS encoding histidine phosphatase family protein, with amino-acid sequence MKIILVRHGLTEANMSSLYSLDSTKLSKSGFNVLVNTRRALEKYKIDKVYTSALLRSQQTAKMLGFEDFTPDARINELDFGDFKGQSFVEVRTNYKEFFKEQDKDPFNTRYPNGESRMDLIKRTSEFLDEISKKNENALCVSHGIAIKSCLFWILKDLGDWESFWIENGAITVFDVKSNIKLIEKVNNL
- the rplL gene encoding 50S ribosomal protein L7/L12; this encodes MASEKVTQILEDIKTLTVLELSDLVHAIEEEFDVTAQAAVVAAAPAAAGAGEAGAAEQTEFDVVLKSAGQAKINVIKVVKDAAGLGLKEAKALVDGAPAPVAEKVSKDEAEALKAKLEEAGAEVEIA
- a CDS encoding metallophosphoesterase, which translates into the protein MIYGLADLHLDYTEEKSMEVFGDGWKDYQNRIFDKWNDIISPDDTVLLAGDISWAMDLDHAYIDLKKIDEKNGRKIILKGNHDYWWTSLNKINNLGLSTIDFLQNNSFTVEGYEICGTRGWMSRDSKDFTDHDEKVFNRELMRLENSLKNASDKEKIVMLHYPPINVDRTFNEFFDICKDYKVKHLVYGHLHGIGHRLIKEGIFDGIDVKCIAGDYINFEAVRIG
- a CDS encoding metallophosphoesterase, which translates into the protein MRFIHLADAHLADNSTFSDDLGSFIRKNTWQSFENIFATNKDVDFALIAGDLFERSYFSSKDFARLFAIFEEFGKDIYYVTGNHDYFDSYNKIFLNQKPNNLHIFTSEKLSMFENERVRIYGLSYTDRIYAGDFPYDISLDRDYYNILLAHGDISDSPTNYLDLDKDKLSQVGFDYVGLGHIHKARSYKNIHYPSSIEPRSFADTENFGYILYDNGKLSHINSNLMEFKTFDLSYDDFADENALIEYVNQNLSDKKNILRLKIRSRDSINSKNIQNQLRADFSFVEIDQSLDMENLSSLYPNTLLSKFEESLRDKDDEISKLALKLGCDAILRSKK
- a CDS encoding class IV adenylate cyclase, which encodes MQREIEVKVLNIDVDEMEEKLLALGGQEVSCEYQTNYTFAPEEGAFSNGYLRIRETKFTDDSKKIELTFKEVENVDDFRVNREYTVNIDSISMMTKILNQLGVSLQFKGEKERRSYTYKGQRFDIDIWDKNTYPEPYMEIEFTNKDKVDEVLDDLAIDRVNVTTQSISELRENLKNS
- a CDS encoding AAA family ATPase; the encoded protein is MSLCIEKLYIISFGQFENVHIEFSPAFNLIYGKNESGKSTIVSFIEGLLYGFDDGKKVRHFNKKQEIYKPTHSYKYAGFGIFSKDGTNYRISRNFFDGTYEIYNLDTNEVVESKASNLNYPGEFLLGIDYDLYKNLIANYQSQESLAAIKDKISEILSSGDDYYFSPALAIENLKGRLAEIGTPRAYTKAYAKTTEKIENLENDLAYLKSLRKNYNNDLEKLYKNRDKIDRHRQELDELKKIRDDYRDNPSYKSLEEQIKYQNELNFIEKELAKYEEYKDYNLDDSHNKIDWRNFLIYALTSLFFVMLWLQSKLSYLLALAFVLPLVIYFIEKYKKGKNTDKKYNLDENYIIYKGLIKDKERLVELIRVLEMQNSNLEDYLAIKNVDINEIYDKISKIDQDLQKLNDDNLALEKNLAAVEEKLSKEVDLEDDLNFQKEKLSQMEKEIEALNLAIEIIDEISKDNNSNLVKHSKEVSHIISQLSKGKYEKITYDENLLPEILQKDGSYLDLDRLSTGFYDQMNFAFKFSINEQNLDTFMIFDDAFINYDLDRLRIALFYLLDLGDFRQIIYFTCHGREEDILNSEGIDYKIIDLEDI
- the rplJ gene encoding 50S ribosomal protein L10 → MSEKAIAAKQVVVNEIKEKIENAKSTTLVSFDRMDVQEITDLRSKFREGNSEYKVYKNTMMRFAFEELGYEDLVSELKGSNALIFSNEDSVTGPKVAVDYRKEGDEQKEKLLIKAGLLDGTIQTGEQMIAIASLPNKEVLYSMLANVLQAPIQHLAGDLNNTIGKIALALDAVRVKKEEAGEVAEETTEA
- the pyrB gene encoding aspartate carbamoyltransferase → MIKIKNLLNSEDLTKEDLYEIVDLANEIVKSPSDFSHICDGKLLGTLFFEPSTRTRLSFESAMNRLGGRVVGFSEAASSSTTKGESLADTVRTVSQYADIIAMRHPQEGAAYLASLTADCPIINAGDGGHQHPTQTLTDILTICQYKESLDNHVIGIVGDLKYGRTVHSLIKVMNMFDNNKFILISPDELKLPQYVKEEVFDENSQYEEVRNLEQVIGECDILYMTRIQKERFFSTSQYTRLKDSYVLDNEKMKDAREDMIILHPLPRVNEIATEVDKDPRAVYFNQVKYGMYVRMALILKLLEANNA